One Lutzomyia longipalpis isolate SR_M1_2022 chromosome 4, ASM2433408v1 DNA segment encodes these proteins:
- the LOC129794534 gene encoding uncharacterized protein LOC129794534, with protein sequence MRKLSGRFQGAGPSEILTLNGHTTDQKEIANVLAQTFSANSDDLDLTEAEIDVRNQLHQLNIVPNDYEINDLNDDFAPWELNSALNKVKGKSTGNDQISYSMLKKLPPPERNELLSLYNRIYAAGHFPVQWKNAVVVPIPKPGKDPLQPSSYRPISLLSCLGKVMEKMVAERLMWWLEFNELIPNNQSGFRKARSTTDNLALLQHYTVRALNAREHVTWVSFDLEKAYERVWRINIINQLKMWGLRGRILKYLEDFLSSRSFTVAVGNTFSESQCQQNGVPTGSVLSVPLFLIAIASVSHSLSMISVEHLLYADDLIIFAKSKKGGKLQNIIQNALETLGTWSREFGFKFSAEKTKFIHFCRLEGCEPPRHSLYGIPIEPTTVLRVLGVLFDEKLNFRKHLQELKSSCLKRLRIIRILSSTKWGSDRRQLLHIAQALLGGKCDYASQVFGTASKTTLSTINGVFNTAIRLATGAFKSSPTISVLAEANVPSLEERRSLQLVRWANKIRYEPKHILHREFRSVEGRRGGRRRLVSVVDMAREALSRLELPEFSRQLNQVCPFPPWRFNPECLDISLAQLRKEITPSKTYRILFQEKLSHLGGYSCYYTDGSKQESGTGFGVFSGDAGLSCSVSTSGLVSIFSAEAKAVHHALSVASPHQGRTAILTDSLSVVQALGGSDNHHPTITNIKMLVYSNPHDTRIVWIPGHCGIAGNEKADELAGDAASKRTVEDISVPLVDLQRRCKEKWISRRGAAWANLSEENKLRSICDDPQKLPHPVLNRRLQTILTRLRVGHSRLTHSYRMVGAQPPICDFCSDEDVRVVVSVQHVLEDCAVYRNERSEVGGAKREYRECGANAKAVSSAYGRPDAARFPTTTTTTIVQI encoded by the exons ATGAGGAAACTGAGTGGGCGTTTTCAAGGTGCAGGGCCTTCGGAGATACTCACCTTAAATGGCCATACAACCGATCAAAAGGAGATAGCAAATGTCTTAGCCCAAACTTTCAGTGCAAATTCTGATGACTTGGATCTGACGGAAGCAGAGATCGACGTTCGAAATCAACTGCATCAGCTAAACATAGTTCCAAATGATTATGAAATAAATGACCTTAATGATGATTTCGCCCCGTGGGAATTGAATTCTGCCCTTAATAAagtgaaaggaaaatcaacTGGCAATGATCAAATCTCATACTctatgttgaaaaaattacCTCCCCCGGAACGAAATGAATTGCTGTCTCTTTATAATCGAATCTATGCGGCAGGGCATTTTCCAGTACAATGGAAAAATGCGGTGGTGGTGCCCATACCAAAGCCAGGTAAAGATCCCCTCCAGCCGAGTAGTTATAGGCCTATCTCCCTCCTCAGTTGTCTCGGCAAGGTGATGGAGAAGATGGTCGCTGAAAGATTGATGTGGTGGCTCGAATTTAACGAACTTATCCCCAACAACCAGTCCGGCTTTCGGAAGGCAAGATCCACAACGGACAACTTGGCTCTTCTTCAGCACTATACGGTGAGAGCATTGAATGCGAGGGAGCACGTGACTTGGGTGAGCTTCGATTTGGAAAAGGCCTACGAAAGAGTTTGGAGAATCAATATTATTAACCAGCTGAAGATGTGGGGCCTCCGGGGAAGAATCCTCAAATATTTGGAGGACTTTTTGTCAAGCAGATCCTTTACCGTAGCAGTAGGCAACACCTTCTCCGAATCACAGTGTCAGCAAAATGGAGTTCCTACCGGAAGTGTGCTTAGCGTTCCTCTGTTCCTGATTGCCATAGCTTCGGTTTCACATTCCTTATCGATGATCTCTGTCGAACATCTTCTCTACGCAGATGACCTCATCATTTTCGCTAAAAGTAAAAAGGgaggaaaacttcaaaacATTATCCAGAATGCGTTGGAGACTTTGGGAACGTGGTCGAGAGAATTTGGCTTTAAATTCTCGGCCGAAAAAAccaaatttatacatttttgcaGACTAGAGGGTTGCGAACCACCGAGGCACAGCTTGTACGGAATTCCTATTGAACCTACAACTGTCCTCAGAGTCTTGGGAGTCCTCTTTGATGAGAAGCTAAATTTCAGAAAGCACCTGCAGGAGCTTAAATCCAGCTGCTTAAAAAGACTTAGAATCATTAGAATCCTCAGCAGCACGAAGTGGGGCAGTGATCGAAGGCAACTTCTTCATATTGCCCAAGCGTTGCTGGGAGGTAAGTGTGACTATGCCTCTCAGGTCTTTGGAACCGCCTCCAAAACAACTCTCAGCACAATCAATGGAGTCTTCAACACGGCAATTAGACTGGCAACGGGTGCTTTCAAGTCTTCTCCCACAATCAGTGTACTTGCAGAGGCAAACGTTCCCTCCCTCGAGGAGCGAAGGAGTCTCCAACTGGTGAGGTGGGCTAATAAAATCCGTTACGAGCCAAAACATATATTACATCGAGAGTTCCGGAGCGTGGAGGGCCGCCGTGGCGGAAGGAGACGCCTGGTGTCGGTGGTGGACATGGCCAGGGAGGCTCTGTCCCGACTGGAGCTGCCGGAGTTCTCACGACAGCTAAACCAGGTCTGCCCATTCCCCCCGTGGAGGTTTAACCCTGAGTGTCTGGATATAAGCTTGGCACAGCTTAGGAAAGAGATCACTCCTTCCAAAACATACAGGATCCTTTTCCAGGAAAAGCTATCCCACTTGGGAGGATACAGCTGCTACTATACTGACGGCTCAAAGCAGGAGAGTGGCACGGGATTTGGAGTGTTCTCCGGGGACGCGGGGCTGTCCTGCTCAGTGTCTACAAGCGGCCTTGTGTCCATTTTCTCTGCCGAAGCAAAAGCTGTGCACCACGCATTATCTGTGGCGTCACCACATCAGGGCAGGACGGCGATCCTCACTGACAGCCTTTCGGTTGTGCAGGCCCTCGGTGGTAGCGACAACCATCACCCCACAATCACAAATATAAAGATGCTTGTTTATAGCAATCCCCACGACACTCGCATTGTCTGGATTCCTGGGCACTGTGGGATCGCTGGTAATGAAAAGGCGGACGAGCTGGCGGGAGATGCGGCCTCCAAGCGGACGGTGGAGGACATCTCAGTGCCGCTCGTAGACCTCCAAAGACGATGCAAAGAGAAGTGGATTTCTCGGAGGGGAGCGGCTTGGGCCAACCTCTCGGAGGAAAATAAGCTGAGAAGCATTTGTGACGACCCCCAAAAACTTCCTCACCCCGTCCTGAACAGAAGACTCCAAACAATTCTCACCAGATTACGCGTAGGCCACTCCAGACTCACCCATTCCTATCGCATGGTCGGTGCTCAGCCCCCGATATGCGATTTCTGTTCGGACGAAGATGTGCGTGTTGTCGTCTCTGTGCAGCACGTGTTGGAAGATTGTGCTGTTTACCGCAACGAAAGAAGTGAAGTGGGAG gGGCTAAACGCGAATATCGCGAGTGCGGTGCAAATGCTAAAGCTGTTTCAAGCGCATATGGCCGCCCGGACGCCGCGCGCTTTcccacaacaacaacaacaacaatagTCCAGATATAG
- the LOC129796643 gene encoding LOW QUALITY PROTEIN: lufaxin-like (The sequence of the model RefSeq protein was modified relative to this genomic sequence to represent the inferred CDS: deleted 2 bases in 1 codon) — protein sequence MPCESFQHYTCTNNKTHFTVNFEAKNGAACISSIKLFSFPKDKTTKKPTKSTIYCQRGGIGLSYCLLVFKKNEDRRDARVEIYGIPSSKNCLLKERYIGPNPKLIDPYGIPYKFDKKDNWNVERTEISKFTDSKGNSFYCKDGLFNTQITYLAKDDKFSVVRDIVVKDKKKFSLHFSNYKEYRISFLDIYWFQETLNDAAPKFPYIHYNGPCEKKNQTCELIFETKEPITYAFVKVFINIAYNTPRVRGRNSGRG from the exons ATGCCTTGTGAATCTTTCCAACACTACACATGTACAAATAACAAGACACACTTTACGGTGAATTTTGAAGCGAAGAACGGTGCAGCCTGTATTTCGtcgattaaattattttcttttccaaaagaTAAAACCACAAAGAAACCAACGAAAAGTACAATCTATTGTCAAAGGGGAGGAATTGGTTTATCTTACTGTTTATTAGTATTCAAAAAGAATGAAGATCGTAGAGATGCTAGAGTTGAAATTTACGGTATTCCATCTAGT AAGAATTGCTTATTAAAAGAACGCTATATTGGACCTAATCCAAAACTTATTGATCCCTATGGTATTCCTTATAAATTTGATAAGAAAGACAACTGGAATGTGGAACgaactgaaatttcaaaatttacagACTCCAAAGGTAATAGTTTCTACTGCAAGGATGGTCTATTTAATACACAAATAACGTATCTAGCAAAAGATGATAAGTTTTCGGTTGTACGTGATATCGTTGTtaaggacaaaaaaaagttctcattGCACTTCTCAAACTACAAAGAATATAGAATTAGTTTCTTAGATATCTATTGGTTTCAAGAAACACTAAATGATGCAGCACCAAAGTTCCCCTATATTCACTACAATGGACCATGTGAGAAGAAGAATCAAACTTGTGAACTAATTTTTGAAACTAAAGAACCTATAACGTATGCTTTTGTAAAGGTTTTTATCAATATTGCTTACAATACACCTAGAGTTAGAGGAAGGAACTCAGGACGGggttaa